A window from Pseudonocardia cypriaca encodes these proteins:
- a CDS encoding helix-turn-helix domain-containing protein: MTGFGELLRDSRLRVALTQEELAERAGISVRAVGKLESGETCRPRPATVRMLADALGLREPERTLFTSSAFGIRLLRPLGARLVGTGSGAG, encoded by the coding sequence GTGACTGGCTTCGGGGAGCTGCTGCGCGATTCGCGGCTGCGGGTCGCGCTCACGCAGGAGGAGCTGGCCGAACGCGCCGGCATCAGCGTGCGGGCGGTGGGGAAGCTCGAATCAGGTGAGACGTGCCGGCCGCGGCCGGCGACCGTCCGGATGCTGGCCGATGCGCTCGGGCTCCGGGAGCCCGAGCGGACGCTGTTCACGTCGTCGGCGTTCGGCATCCGGCTGCTCCGCCCGCTCGGCGCGCGCCTGGTCGGCACGGGGAGCGGGGCGGGGTAG
- a CDS encoding glycosyltransferase, with amino-acid sequence MLRTSDSTDRAATPATEEHPDRQADRTPARLLAQRGLFFGPSALVPEDLYSRVERGAARRERDRVTLAPGSLVNTNTYFGRFHATYWQRWTDIGEVEVSAVASGTGRLRLMASDTNKVWRIVAAVDVREGEATTVRLVGPVDRFVDGGGMWLEIATEIDELTVSDVRWTVAAARAVPPTDIAITTHNRVDDCLNTLQALARDPEALERIRTVHVADQGSDPIESRERFGDIAAALGERLKYVRQPNLGGSGGFARGMLHSTDGAPDEHADVLLMDDDVLLEPELLVRLTAFAASTRHTMIVGAQMLNLLHPGHLHISAEYADPEVLLMGLKMPGALRDEYLLGTDELGLPTNQERRVDTEYNGWWSCLIPAPVIRAIGYPLPLFLQWDDIEYGYRARAHGFPTVSLPGAGVWHADFGWKDGDEWQRYFTIRNGLIMAALHSGFSIRRITGRLAQLVSHQLVAMQYGMTATLLQAVEDFLDGPGVLSDGSAGALARVREIRKAYPETVMHPMSESGGEFHERAVVRAANEPGSETLTFLKRAVYHLAGRSVHRSGSVPAGDAHWWHVSLFERAIVTDMSEQGFRVRTRDKQLAVQLARRAVHLLRRFVREAPALPARYRAELPRLTSRENWERLYDQKG; translated from the coding sequence ATGCTTCGCACATCGGACAGCACGGATCGGGCCGCCACGCCCGCGACCGAGGAGCACCCGGATCGGCAGGCCGACCGGACCCCGGCCCGGCTGCTGGCGCAGCGCGGCCTGTTCTTCGGGCCGTCCGCCCTCGTGCCCGAGGACCTCTACTCGAGGGTCGAGCGGGGGGCCGCGCGCCGCGAGCGGGACCGGGTGACGCTCGCCCCCGGCTCGCTGGTGAACACCAACACCTACTTCGGGCGGTTCCACGCCACCTACTGGCAGCGCTGGACCGACATCGGCGAGGTCGAGGTCTCGGCAGTGGCCTCCGGCACCGGCCGGCTGCGGCTGATGGCCTCGGACACCAACAAGGTGTGGCGGATCGTCGCGGCCGTCGACGTGCGGGAGGGGGAGGCCACCACGGTGCGCCTCGTCGGCCCCGTCGACCGGTTCGTCGACGGCGGCGGCATGTGGCTGGAGATCGCCACCGAGATCGACGAGCTCACCGTCTCCGACGTGCGCTGGACCGTGGCCGCCGCCCGCGCGGTGCCGCCCACGGACATCGCCATCACCACCCACAACCGCGTCGACGACTGCCTCAACACGCTGCAGGCGCTCGCCCGCGACCCGGAGGCGCTCGAGCGCATCCGCACCGTGCACGTCGCCGACCAGGGCAGCGATCCCATCGAGTCCCGCGAGCGGTTCGGCGACATCGCGGCGGCGCTCGGCGAGCGCCTGAAGTACGTCCGCCAGCCCAACCTGGGCGGCTCGGGTGGGTTCGCCCGCGGCATGCTGCACTCCACGGACGGCGCACCGGACGAGCACGCCGACGTCCTGCTCATGGACGACGACGTGCTGCTCGAGCCGGAGCTCCTCGTGCGGCTCACGGCGTTCGCGGCCAGCACCCGGCACACGATGATCGTCGGCGCGCAGATGCTCAACCTGCTGCACCCCGGCCACCTGCACATCTCGGCCGAGTACGCCGACCCCGAGGTGCTGCTGATGGGGCTGAAGATGCCCGGCGCCCTCCGCGACGAGTACCTGCTCGGCACGGACGAGCTCGGCCTGCCGACCAACCAGGAGCGCCGGGTCGACACCGAGTACAACGGCTGGTGGTCCTGCCTGATCCCGGCCCCGGTGATCCGCGCGATCGGCTACCCGCTGCCGCTGTTCCTGCAGTGGGACGACATCGAGTACGGCTACCGGGCCCGTGCCCATGGTTTCCCCACCGTCTCCCTTCCCGGGGCCGGCGTCTGGCACGCCGACTTCGGCTGGAAGGACGGCGACGAGTGGCAGCGGTACTTCACCATCCGCAACGGCCTGATCATGGCCGCGCTGCACAGCGGCTTCTCGATCCGCCGGATCACCGGGCGGCTCGCGCAGCTGGTGTCGCACCAGCTCGTGGCCATGCAGTACGGGATGACGGCCACGCTGCTGCAGGCCGTCGAGGACTTCCTGGACGGGCCCGGCGTCCTCTCGGACGGCTCGGCCGGTGCCCTCGCGCGCGTCCGGGAGATCCGGAAGGCCTACCCCGAGACCGTGATGCACCCGATGTCCGAGTCGGGCGGCGAGTTCCACGAGCGGGCCGTGGTCCGGGCGGCCAACGAGCCCGGGTCCGAGACGCTCACGTTCCTGAAGCGGGCCGTGTACCACCTGGCCGGCCGCTCCGTGCACCGCAGCGGTTCGGTCCCCGCGGGCGACGCGCACTGGTGGCACGTGTCCCTCTTCGAGCGCGCGATCGTCACCGACATGTCCGAGCAGGGCTTCCGGGTGCGCACCCGCGACAAGCAGCTGGCCGTCCAGCTCGCCCGCCGGGCCGTCCACCTGCTGCGCCGCTTCGTGCGCGAGGCACCCGCCCTGCCCGCCCGCTACCGCGCGGAGCTGCCGCGCCTCACCAGCCGGGAGAACTGGGAACGGCTCTACGACCAGAAGGGCTGA
- a CDS encoding arabinosyltransferase domain-containing protein, which produces MLPRSDPGPRRAAGLFGLLTVLAAVAFPLAPVEQPEAVYSWTAADGDAAIPLLPYQPVQLTARTSCTTAREAPPGQVLLSTVPPRPDVVGEPLRGLLLTASGGAVRVESAGVDLGTAELPGGDCTLSVVSDPERTSVLVDDEPALVRDGDVRPDVAGAFSDVRAGVELRLSTDTRFETTISPLKAVIGAVGVLALLGMLVALRRVGRARRVRLLPRHWWRPRPVDGAVAALLVGWWAIGPITVDDGYISGIVRSTGSNGFVGNAYRWLNAPEAPFSWFYDLYYPWSLVSSSTLWMRLPSTLLGLLCWWLVSRLTLPRLGRFAGRRWVPWFAALAFATWWVPFGLGLRPEPWVAVGALGVFLAVERTLATARLLPLAVALVLAGATTAVTPGGLLAFTPFLAAARPLLTLLRTRRELRPLPLLAVLAAAAVSAVFLMVPDQSLAGMLEAVRVRAVIGGGQPWFEETIRYSRLLDTSFQGAIGRRAAVLGTLLAAAGVLWSLRRTAAGIATGPARRLVIGFLLGTAALTLSPTKWTQHFADLAGQGTAVLVLGAVVASAPLRARPRAFVAGLGATTVVAAIVLAGYNLWPYQGAWFTPTFSTIAPRIMDIPLATIALVAGAAVVLPLLARWTWQRAVGDPESPLPRRIPAPAPVFAAVLVVVLAVEVLIVVRVAAAHRDSYTLTSDTIATLRGHPCGLQERLSVETDPAAGVLPVADGSPAGTLPVDVGGHTVPGVPVAGRTTTPWFTLDPQQRTQALPVVVTTSGPLRPSDGLYLEFGDARQVLERRRITPDLPAQDDIRELAPTGATAVRLAVDAPDTTRALATLPRAPRLTPMTDLLPPGTSALLDWPVAFLFPCLTPEPLPVGTAALPRWRVGPPADNTETHITYQPQYGGPFVAPRLLITERRMPTYLAGDPLRDAGQLYRWLPIGPLARPEPVVTWPTVAGWHQNGHPRVPGIDPVG; this is translated from the coding sequence GTGCTCCCACGGTCGGATCCCGGCCCGCGCCGGGCCGCCGGCCTGTTCGGCCTGCTCACCGTGCTCGCGGCGGTGGCGTTCCCGCTCGCCCCGGTCGAGCAGCCCGAGGCCGTCTACTCCTGGACGGCCGCCGACGGCGACGCCGCGATCCCGCTGCTGCCCTACCAGCCCGTCCAGCTCACCGCGCGGACGAGCTGCACGACCGCGCGGGAGGCGCCGCCCGGCCAGGTGCTGCTGTCGACCGTGCCGCCGCGGCCGGACGTGGTGGGCGAGCCCCTGCGCGGGCTGCTGCTGACGGCGTCCGGCGGGGCGGTGCGGGTGGAGAGCGCAGGCGTCGACCTCGGCACGGCCGAGCTCCCGGGCGGTGACTGCACGCTGTCGGTCGTCTCCGACCCGGAACGGACCTCGGTGCTGGTCGACGACGAGCCGGCGCTCGTGCGGGACGGCGACGTGCGGCCCGACGTCGCCGGCGCCTTCTCCGACGTCCGCGCCGGTGTCGAGCTGCGCCTGTCCACCGATACCCGCTTCGAGACGACGATCTCGCCGCTGAAGGCCGTGATCGGCGCGGTCGGGGTGCTCGCGCTGCTCGGAATGCTCGTGGCGTTGCGGCGGGTCGGTCGGGCGCGCCGGGTCCGGCTGCTCCCGCGGCACTGGTGGCGGCCGCGGCCCGTGGACGGGGCGGTGGCCGCGCTGCTCGTCGGGTGGTGGGCCATCGGGCCCATCACCGTGGACGACGGCTACATCTCCGGCATCGTGCGCAGCACGGGCAGCAACGGGTTCGTCGGCAACGCCTACCGCTGGCTGAACGCGCCCGAAGCGCCGTTCAGCTGGTTCTACGACCTCTACTACCCGTGGTCGCTCGTCTCGTCCTCCACCCTCTGGATGCGGCTGCCGTCCACGCTGCTCGGCCTGCTGTGCTGGTGGTTGGTCTCCCGGCTGACGCTGCCCCGGCTCGGTCGCTTCGCCGGCCGGCGGTGGGTGCCGTGGTTCGCCGCGCTGGCCTTCGCCACCTGGTGGGTCCCGTTCGGGCTGGGGCTGCGGCCGGAACCGTGGGTCGCCGTGGGCGCGCTCGGGGTGTTCCTCGCCGTCGAGCGCACCCTCGCGACGGCGCGCCTGCTGCCGCTCGCCGTCGCGCTCGTGCTCGCAGGCGCGACGACAGCGGTGACGCCGGGCGGCCTGCTCGCGTTCACCCCGTTCCTCGCCGCAGCGCGTCCGCTGCTGACCCTGCTGCGCACCCGACGCGAGCTGCGTCCGCTGCCGCTGCTGGCCGTGCTCGCGGCCGCCGCGGTGTCGGCGGTGTTCCTGATGGTCCCCGACCAGAGCCTCGCCGGGATGCTGGAGGCCGTCCGGGTGCGGGCGGTGATCGGCGGCGGCCAGCCGTGGTTCGAGGAGACGATCCGGTACTCGCGCCTGCTCGACACCTCGTTCCAGGGCGCGATCGGCAGGCGGGCTGCGGTGCTGGGCACGCTGCTCGCCGCCGCTGGCGTGCTGTGGTCGCTCCGCCGCACGGCCGCGGGGATCGCAACGGGCCCGGCCCGCCGGCTCGTCATCGGGTTCCTGCTGGGCACGGCGGCGCTGACGCTGTCCCCGACGAAGTGGACCCAGCACTTCGCCGACCTCGCCGGCCAAGGGACCGCCGTGCTCGTGCTGGGCGCCGTCGTCGCGTCCGCGCCGCTGCGCGCCCGCCCGCGGGCGTTCGTCGCGGGTCTGGGGGCCACCACGGTCGTCGCGGCGATCGTGCTGGCGGGCTACAACCTCTGGCCCTACCAGGGCGCGTGGTTCACGCCGACGTTCAGCACCATCGCCCCGCGGATCATGGACATCCCACTGGCCACGATCGCGCTGGTGGCCGGGGCCGCGGTCGTCCTCCCACTGCTCGCGCGGTGGACCTGGCAGCGGGCGGTCGGCGATCCCGAGAGCCCACTCCCCCGCAGGATCCCGGCTCCCGCCCCCGTCTTCGCCGCCGTGCTGGTGGTGGTGCTGGCCGTGGAGGTGCTGATCGTCGTGCGGGTGGCGGCGGCGCACCGCGACAGCTACACGCTCACCTCGGACACGATCGCCACGCTGCGGGGCCACCCGTGCGGCCTGCAGGAGCGGCTGTCGGTGGAGACGGATCCCGCTGCCGGTGTGCTGCCGGTCGCCGACGGCTCGCCCGCCGGCACGCTCCCGGTCGACGTGGGCGGGCACACCGTTCCCGGCGTGCCGGTGGCCGGCCGGACCACCACCCCGTGGTTCACGCTCGACCCGCAGCAGCGGACGCAGGCCCTGCCCGTGGTCGTCACCACCTCCGGGCCGCTGCGGCCGAGCGACGGGCTGTACCTCGAGTTCGGCGATGCGAGGCAGGTGCTGGAGCGCAGGCGCATCACACCCGACCTGCCGGCCCAGGACGACATCCGCGAGCTCGCACCCACCGGAGCCACCGCGGTGCGGCTGGCGGTCGACGCGCCGGACACCACCCGGGCACTCGCGACGCTGCCGCGCGCCCCGCGGCTGACCCCGATGACCGACCTCCTGCCGCCCGGCACGAGCGCGCTCCTCGACTGGCCGGTGGCGTTCCTGTTCCCCTGCCTCACCCCGGAACCGCTGCCCGTCGGCACCGCTGCACTCCCCCGGTGGCGAGTGGGCCCACCCGCGGACAACACGGAGACGCACATCACCTACCAGCCGCAATACGGCGGACCCTTCGTCGCACCACGGCTGCTGATCACCGAACGGCGGATGCCCACCTACCTCGCCGGTGATCCACTCCGCGACGCCGGGCAGCTCTACCGCTGGCTCCCCATCGGGCCACTCGCCCGCCCCGAGCCGGTCGTCACCTGGCCCACCGTGGCCGGATGGCATCAGAACGGTCACCCCCGCGTGCCCGGAATCGACCCCGTCGGGTGA
- a CDS encoding nitroreductase family protein, whose amino-acid sequence MTLPLTPDELLTTTRSVRKRLDLDRPVPIELVRECLEVALQAPTGSNSQGWHWVVVTDPERRRTIGEYYKRSYDRYRETRAERSAELSAERQAVGARVATSADHLAERMGDVPVLVLACITVGGDLPAGNQAGLWGSLLPAAWSYQLAARARGLGTAWTTLHLAHEREIGELLGIPPQVRQGVLLPTAYYTGETFRPAPREPLDKVLHIDAW is encoded by the coding sequence ATGACGCTCCCGCTCACCCCCGACGAGCTGCTCACCACCACGCGTTCGGTGCGCAAGCGGCTCGATCTCGACCGGCCGGTCCCGATCGAACTGGTCCGCGAGTGCCTCGAGGTGGCGCTCCAGGCCCCCACCGGAAGCAACTCGCAGGGCTGGCACTGGGTCGTGGTGACCGACCCGGAGCGGCGCCGCACCATCGGCGAGTACTACAAGCGGTCCTACGACCGCTACCGCGAGACCCGGGCCGAACGGTCCGCGGAGCTCTCGGCGGAGCGGCAGGCCGTCGGCGCGCGCGTCGCGACCTCGGCCGACCACCTCGCGGAGCGGATGGGTGACGTCCCGGTCCTCGTGCTCGCCTGCATCACGGTCGGCGGCGACCTGCCGGCCGGCAACCAGGCCGGCCTGTGGGGCTCGCTGCTCCCGGCGGCGTGGAGCTACCAGCTGGCCGCGCGCGCCCGAGGGCTGGGCACCGCGTGGACCACCCTGCACCTGGCCCACGAGCGGGAGATCGGGGAGCTGCTCGGCATCCCGCCGCAGGTGCGTCAGGGCGTGCTGCTCCCCACCGCGTACTACACGGGGGAGACCTTCCGGCCGGCCCCGCGCGAGCCCCTCGACAAGGTGCTGCACATCGACGCCTGGTGA
- a CDS encoding acyltransferase family protein: MTSPRPTATPSGTRAASSGEIRGLTGLRAVAAVWVVLFHFHFTPLPGVTGVVDALGPLITSGALGVDLFFVLSGFVIAYTYVDELGPSLRIRVTVRFLWARACRLWPVYLLVLHVFGVWLIARAALGGDGVIAFQSVQPGLDIGQYLQQLVLVQLWDDPYFDGASWVGSTWSISAEWLAYLLFPVAALVLYRMRRLPVVLLACGSVLLMAPIAWAYLATGSPYFPWSWLVRILCGFGAGALAHLAVRRLHPTPTARRAASAVAAVLPIVLAAGLLLGELAGPGRGGAVIVLFPVLVAALAVADRGPAMLLSTPAFGYGGRLSYGLYLVHIPLFEVYWLALERYAVLAPDTALAHVVGVQVLVLTVGVAALMYRFVEEPSRRSLRALTPAVERLPVRVAIALGILRARPLTLPAVAASADGALATAAARFAAKRQARARVAGWLDEPLPQPRHAASPLRPATLATALVKAERRRAAHRSEYDLWADYERAEYIRGSYLHAGN; encoded by the coding sequence GTGACGAGCCCGCGCCCAACAGCCACCCCATCCGGTACTCGAGCTGCATCCTCCGGTGAAATACGGGGTCTGACGGGACTGCGGGCCGTCGCAGCGGTGTGGGTGGTGCTGTTCCACTTCCACTTCACCCCGCTTCCGGGGGTGACCGGGGTGGTCGACGCACTGGGGCCGCTGATCACCTCGGGCGCCCTCGGCGTCGACCTGTTCTTCGTGCTGAGCGGGTTCGTGATCGCCTACACCTACGTCGACGAGCTCGGGCCCTCCCTGCGGATCAGGGTCACCGTCCGGTTCCTGTGGGCGCGCGCCTGCCGGCTGTGGCCGGTCTACCTGCTGGTGCTGCACGTGTTCGGGGTGTGGCTGATCGCGCGTGCCGCGCTCGGCGGCGACGGCGTGATCGCGTTCCAGTCCGTGCAGCCGGGGCTCGACATCGGTCAGTACCTGCAGCAGCTCGTCCTCGTGCAGCTCTGGGACGACCCCTACTTCGACGGCGCCTCCTGGGTGGGCTCCACCTGGTCGATCAGCGCGGAGTGGCTCGCGTACCTGCTCTTCCCGGTCGCCGCGCTCGTGCTGTACCGGATGCGCCGGCTCCCGGTCGTGCTGCTCGCCTGCGGCTCGGTGCTGCTGATGGCGCCGATCGCATGGGCCTACCTCGCCACCGGCAGCCCGTACTTCCCGTGGAGCTGGCTCGTGCGCATCCTGTGCGGGTTCGGGGCGGGCGCGCTGGCCCACCTGGCCGTCCGCAGGCTGCACCCGACGCCCACGGCCCGGCGGGCCGCGTCAGCCGTCGCCGCGGTGCTGCCGATCGTGCTGGCCGCGGGCCTGCTGCTTGGGGAGCTCGCCGGCCCCGGCCGCGGCGGCGCCGTGATCGTGCTGTTCCCGGTGCTCGTGGCGGCGCTCGCCGTGGCCGATCGGGGACCGGCGATGCTGCTGTCCACTCCCGCGTTCGGGTACGGGGGGCGGCTGTCCTACGGCCTCTACCTCGTGCACATCCCGCTCTTCGAGGTGTACTGGCTCGCGCTGGAGCGCTACGCCGTGCTGGCACCGGACACCGCGCTCGCCCACGTCGTCGGCGTGCAGGTGCTGGTGCTCACGGTGGGGGTCGCGGCGCTGATGTACCGGTTCGTCGAGGAGCCGAGCAGGCGCAGCCTGCGCGCCCTCACCCCGGCCGTCGAGCGGCTGCCGGTGCGGGTCGCCATCGCACTGGGGATCCTGCGCGCCCGGCCGCTCACCCTGCCGGCCGTCGCCGCCTCCGCCGACGGCGCGCTGGCCACCGCGGCCGCCCGGTTCGCGGCGAAGCGCCAGGCCCGCGCCCGGGTCGCGGGCTGGCTCGACGAGCCCCTGCCGCAGCCGCGGCACGCCGCCTCGCCCCTGCGGCCCGCGACGCTGGCCACGGCGCTCGTCAAGGCCGAGCGCAGGCGGGCGGCGCACCGCAGCGAGTACGACCTCTGGGCCGACTACGAGCGCGCCGAGTACATCCGGGGCAGCTACCTGCACGCCGGGAACTGA
- a CDS encoding YciI family protein, whose product MKYMLIMQLNPAAFDALTDEQRKEIMEGHGAFMDTIKASGEMVETKALAEPAQSAVVRVRDGVPVVTDGPYLESKEFMGGYYVVDCATRDRALELAALIPDAGVEGLGIEVRPIIFSSGPAD is encoded by the coding sequence ATGAAGTACATGCTGATCATGCAGTTGAACCCGGCCGCCTTCGACGCGCTCACCGACGAGCAGCGCAAGGAGATCATGGAGGGCCACGGGGCGTTCATGGACACCATCAAGGCCTCCGGCGAGATGGTGGAGACCAAGGCACTGGCCGAGCCGGCACAGAGCGCCGTGGTGCGGGTGCGCGACGGCGTGCCGGTGGTGACCGACGGCCCGTACCTCGAGTCCAAGGAGTTCATGGGGGGCTACTACGTCGTGGACTGCGCCACCCGTGACCGAGCCCTGGAACTGGCCGCCCTGATCCCCGACGCCGGGGTCGAGGGCCTCGGCATCGAGGTCCGCCCGATCATCTTCTCGTCGGGTCCGGCGGACTGA
- a CDS encoding decaprenylphospho-beta-D-erythro-pentofuranosid-2-ulose 2-reductase: protein MIDAVGNPQSILLLGGTSEIGLAVVEAFAGDRPLRVVLAARPSDRLDAARARLEARGCAVETLPFDAEALDTHADVVRKAFTGGDIDVAIVAFGLLGDNEQAWTDVSYAARLAQVNYTAAVTVGVAVAERMREQGHGAIVAFSSVAGERARRSNFVYGSTKAGLDAFYSGLTEALRPHGVTVTVVRPGFVHTRMTEGMRPAPLSTTPEAVAAITVDAVRRRRELVWAPAPVRFVMSVLRHLPRSVFRRIPG, encoded by the coding sequence GTGATCGACGCCGTGGGCAACCCGCAGAGCATCCTGCTGCTCGGCGGCACCTCCGAGATCGGCCTCGCGGTCGTCGAGGCGTTCGCGGGCGACCGGCCGCTCCGCGTGGTGCTCGCGGCCCGCCCGTCCGACCGGCTCGACGCCGCGCGCGCCCGGCTGGAGGCGCGTGGCTGCGCCGTCGAGACGCTCCCGTTCGACGCCGAGGCCCTCGACACCCACGCCGACGTGGTGCGCAAGGCCTTCACCGGCGGCGACATCGACGTGGCGATCGTGGCGTTCGGCCTGCTCGGCGACAACGAGCAGGCCTGGACCGACGTCTCGTACGCCGCACGGCTCGCGCAGGTCAACTACACCGCGGCGGTAACGGTCGGCGTGGCGGTTGCCGAGCGGATGCGCGAGCAGGGCCACGGGGCGATCGTGGCGTTCTCGTCGGTGGCGGGCGAGCGCGCCCGCCGCTCCAACTTCGTCTACGGCTCCACGAAGGCCGGGCTGGACGCGTTCTACTCCGGGCTCACCGAGGCCCTGCGCCCCCACGGCGTCACCGTCACGGTGGTGCGCCCCGGCTTCGTGCACACCCGCATGACCGAGGGGATGCGGCCGGCCCCGCTGTCCACCACGCCCGAGGCCGTCGCCGCGATCACGGTCGACGCCGTCCGCAGGCGCCGCGAGCTCGTGTGGGCGCCCGCGCCGGTGCGGTTCGTGATGAGCGTGCTGCGGCACCTGCCGCGATCGGTGTTCCGCCGAATCCCCGGCTGA
- a CDS encoding FAD-binding oxidoreductase, protein MPESTSLRGWGRTAPTTAKVLAPRSPDDVSAAIKSAGPRGVIARGLGRSYGDPAQNAGGTVLDMTGMATIHSIDAETGIVDLDAGVSLDTLMRAALPYGLWVPVLPGTRQVTIGGAIGADIHGKNHHTKGSFGNHVRSLDLATADGSVRRLTPDGPDSDLFWATVGGMGLTGVVVRATVQLHRTESAYFVVDTDRTADLDELMGLLTDGSDDTYGYSAAWFDTTTTGAQLGRAVLTRGSLATVDQLPAKLRSDPLKFDAPQLLTFPDVFPSGLANRYTLRAFSELWYRKAPKRQRGSIQNITAFYQVLDLFGDWNRVYGSRGFLQYQFLVPFGEEATFRRIVEKIAASPHASGLNVLKRFGAGNQAPLSFPQPGWTITVDFPIARGLHQLCEELDELVLGAGGRFYLAKESRVSAAKFRRGYPRFDEWRKVRDAADPEGVFASDMSRRLELTK, encoded by the coding sequence ATGCCGGAATCGACGAGCTTGCGCGGTTGGGGACGTACCGCGCCCACCACCGCGAAGGTGCTGGCCCCCCGGTCCCCCGACGACGTGTCGGCCGCGATCAAGAGCGCAGGCCCGCGCGGCGTCATCGCCAGGGGCCTCGGTCGCTCCTACGGCGACCCGGCGCAGAACGCGGGCGGCACCGTCCTGGACATGACGGGGATGGCCACCATCCACTCCATCGACGCCGAGACCGGCATCGTGGACCTGGACGCCGGAGTCAGCCTCGACACGCTCATGCGCGCCGCGCTGCCGTACGGGTTGTGGGTGCCGGTTCTGCCCGGCACCCGGCAGGTCACGATCGGCGGCGCCATCGGCGCGGACATCCACGGCAAGAACCACCACACCAAGGGCAGCTTCGGCAACCACGTCCGATCGCTCGACCTGGCCACGGCCGACGGCTCGGTGCGCAGGCTCACCCCGGACGGCCCGGACTCCGACCTGTTCTGGGCCACCGTCGGCGGGATGGGCCTCACCGGCGTGGTCGTGCGCGCCACCGTGCAGCTGCACCGCACCGAGTCGGCGTACTTCGTGGTGGACACCGACCGCACGGCCGACCTCGACGAGCTGATGGGCCTGCTCACCGACGGTTCGGACGACACGTACGGCTACTCCGCCGCCTGGTTCGACACCACCACCACCGGCGCGCAGCTCGGCCGGGCCGTGCTCACGCGCGGCTCGCTCGCCACCGTGGACCAGCTGCCCGCGAAGCTGCGCAGCGACCCGCTGAAGTTCGACGCGCCACAGCTGCTGACGTTCCCCGACGTGTTCCCGAGCGGGCTGGCCAACCGCTACACGCTGCGGGCGTTCAGCGAGCTCTGGTACCGCAAGGCGCCCAAGCGCCAGCGCGGGTCGATCCAGAACATCACGGCCTTCTACCAGGTGCTGGACCTGTTCGGGGACTGGAACCGGGTGTACGGCTCGCGCGGCTTCCTGCAGTACCAGTTCCTCGTGCCGTTCGGCGAGGAGGCGACGTTCCGCCGGATCGTCGAGAAGATCGCCGCGTCGCCGCACGCGTCCGGGCTCAACGTGCTCAAGCGGTTCGGTGCGGGCAACCAGGCGCCGCTGTCGTTCCCCCAGCCCGGCTGGACGATCACGGTCGACTTCCCGATCGCGCGCGGCCTGCACCAGCTGTGCGAGGAGCTGGACGAGCTGGTGCTCGGCGCGGGCGGCCGGTTCTACCTGGCGAAGGAGTCGCGGGTGAGCGCCGCGAAGTTCCGCCGCGGCTACCCGCGCTTCGACGAGTGGCGCAAGGTGCGCGACGCCGCCGACCCGGAGGGGGTCTTCGCCTCCGACATGTCCCGCAGACTGGAGCTGACCAAGTGA
- a CDS encoding DUF1707 SHOCT-like domain-containing protein: protein MSESPSESRGFRISDADRERAAQRLHQALAEGRITLSELEERLAVVYAARYEVDLRPPFVDLPDPDAIVARPVPAVPSDAPPLVLRAGMSTIKRSGTWDVPPRLRLQSAMGSVVLDFCDTVIPHPVVDIEVDLGAGSAKLLVPDDATANVDDIVASMGTVKSSVPSVPRPGVPHFVVHGRAGMGSVTVRRRYRIAGRYF, encoded by the coding sequence GTGAGCGAGTCGCCGTCCGAGTCGCGCGGGTTCCGCATCTCCGATGCAGACCGCGAGCGGGCGGCCCAGCGGCTGCACCAGGCGCTCGCCGAGGGCCGGATCACGCTCAGCGAGCTGGAGGAACGGCTCGCGGTGGTCTACGCGGCGCGCTACGAGGTCGACCTGCGCCCACCCTTCGTCGACCTGCCGGACCCCGACGCGATCGTGGCCCGCCCGGTGCCCGCGGTGCCGTCGGACGCGCCGCCGCTGGTGCTCCGCGCCGGGATGTCGACGATCAAGCGCAGCGGGACGTGGGACGTGCCGCCGCGGCTGCGCCTGCAGAGCGCGATGGGCTCGGTGGTGCTCGACTTCTGCGACACGGTGATCCCGCACCCGGTGGTGGACATCGAGGTCGACCTGGGTGCGGGATCGGCCAAGCTGCTCGTGCCCGACGACGCCACCGCCAACGTCGACGACATCGTGGCGAGCATGGGCACGGTCAAGAGCAGCGTCCCGTCCGTACCCCGGCCCGGCGTCCCCCACTTCGTGGTGCACGGCCGGGCCGGGATGGGATCGGTGACGGTGCGGCGGCGCTACCGCATAGCCGGCCGCTACTTCTGA